One Rhineura floridana isolate rRhiFlo1 chromosome 14, rRhiFlo1.hap2, whole genome shotgun sequence genomic region harbors:
- the MFAP1 gene encoding microfibrillar-associated protein 1: protein MSGSSSALMKQPPIQSTAGAVPVRNEKGEISMEKVKVKRYVSGKRPDYAPMESSDEEDEEFQFIKKAKEQELEPEEQEEELASDPRLRRLQNRISEDVEERLARHRKIVEPEVMGESDSETEGEAWRVEREDTSEEEEEEIDDEEIERRRSMMRQRAQERKNEELEVMELEDEGRSGEESESESEYEEYTDSEDETEPRLKPVFIRKKDRVTVQEREAEALKQKELEQEAKRMAEERRKYTLKIVEEEAKKELEENRRSLAALDALDTDDENDEEEYEAWKVRELKRIKRDREEREALEKEKAEIERVRNLTEEERRAELRANGKVITNKAVKGKYKFLQKYYHRGAFFMDEDEDVYKRDFSAPTLEDHFNKTILPKVMQVKNFGRSGRTKYTHLVDQDTTSFDSAWGQESAQNTKFFKQKAAGVRDVFERPSAKKRKVT, encoded by the exons ATGTCAGGCTCCAGCAGCGCCCTCATGAAGCAGCCCCCGATCCAGTCGACGGCGGGGGCCGTTCCCGTCCGCAATGAGAAGG GGGAGATCTCCATGGAGAAGGTGAAGGTGAAGCGCTATGTCTCGGGGAAGCGGCCGGATTATGCCCCAATGGagtcctctgatgaggaggacgAGGAGTTCCAGTTCATCAAGAAGGCCAAGGAGCAGGAGCTGGAgccagaggagcaggaggaagagCTGGCCAGTGACCCTCGCTTGCGCCGCCTGCAGAACCGCATCTCAGAGGATGTGGAGGAGAG GTTGGCCAGGCATCGTAAGATTGTGGAGCCAGAGGTGATGGGGGagagtgactcagaaacagaGGGAGAGGCCTGGCGTGTGGAGCGAGAGGACACcagtgaggaagaagaggaagaaattgATGATGAG GAAATTGAGCGTCGCCGTAGCATGATGCGGCAGCGCGCTCAGGAACGTAAGAACGAAGAGCTGGAAGTCATGGAGCTGGAAGATGAGGGCCGTTCTGGGGAGGAGTCTGAATCGGAGTCCGAGTATGAGGAGTATACAGATAGTGAGGACGAGACTGAGCCACGCCTTAAACCTGTCTTCATCCGCAA GAAGGACAGGGTCACAGTCCAGGAGCGAGAGGCAGAGGCACTGAAGCAAAAAGAACTAGAGCAAGAAGCCAAGCGGATGGCTGAGGAGAGGCGCAAGTATACCTTGAAG ATTGTTGAAGAAGAAGCCAAGAAAGAGTTGGAGGAGAACAGGCGCTCTTTGGCAGCCCTCGATGCTCTGGACACAGATGACGAGAATGATGAGGAAGAGTACGAGGCTTGGAAAGTGCGGGAGTTGAAGCGCATCAAGCGGGACCGAGAGGAGCGTGAAGC GTTAGAGAAGGAGAAGGCAGAGATTGAACGGGTGCGGAATCTGACTGAGGAGGAACGCCGTGCTGAGCTCCGAGCCAATGGCAAAGTCATTACAAACAAGGCTGTGAAGGGCAAATACAAGTTCCTGCAGAAATACTACCATCGGGGGGCCTTCTTCATG GATGAAGATGAGGATGTCTACAAGAGGGACTTCAGTGCCCCAACTCTGGAGGATCACTTCAACAAGACTATCTTACCCAAAGTCATGCAG GTGAAGAACTTTGGACGCTCTGGGCGAACAAAGTACACACACTTGGTAGACCAGGACACAACCTCTTTCGACTCTgcatgggggcaggagagtgcCCAGAACACTAAGTTCTTCAAGCAGAAGGCAGCTGGGGTGCGGGATGTCTTTGAGAGACCCTCTGCCAAGAAGAGAAAGGTTACCTGA